From the genome of Tenrec ecaudatus isolate mTenEca1 chromosome 1, mTenEca1.hap1, whole genome shotgun sequence:
GTGAAGAACAAAACATCCAAGCTATCAGAAGGATGGGAAGTGTGTGCGGTGGTGGGAGGTTCCGGAGTTTGGAAGAGTCCACCACAGGGGATTGAGAAAGGAGGACGTTGGCTGGTTTGGCAGGAGGCACAGAAAGGGGGATGAGAGCAGAGGAAAAGATGGGATGAACGTACAGAATCTCAGACCATTCTGAGGTTTCATGACCGGAGTTGTGAACGTCGCGGAGAATATGGGAATGGAAAGTCCCATTTTCTGGCCAACGCGATCCTTGTTGAATTCGTATTGTGGCCCCACTTGGTTACGGAAATGGATCAGACCTTTAGGGCAGTTATCCGGAGCCAGTCCTAATTCAGTGAGATTGACCGGGAGGCAACCCACAAGACAGTCCCTGGGAGGATTGGACAAAGCATGTCCCATGATGTGTCAAACTGCAGGGGTCTGGACAGAGAAGGgcggctcctcattcccctctgtcccccacaGCCAGGAAGTGGCCTGGTAAGGCTGAGAGGCGTCCCTGTCAGAGGTAGGGAGCCAGGAGGAGAGTCCTGGACGCTTTGGAACAGGAAGTATCCTTGATGCAGGCCTGCGGCATACTCGGCGGACAGGGATGAGCAGCCCCAGGACCTCAGAGAGGACCAGGTCGATGGCTGCATAGGGGAAGACCCCCAGCACTTTGGTCAGTTAATTGCGGTAGAAGGCCCAGGACCCCAGTTCCCCATGATCTTCTGGTAGCAGTCCTGCAGTCCCATGTACTGGCCCATCCGGCACAGGGTCAACTTCGTTTTCAGCACCTGGAGAGTACCGGGACCATTCTAAGACAAGAGACATCATAAGAAGCTGCCACCTATCTGGCAGTGGGGACTTCAGGCTAGACTGTGgtcagcagagtttccaatctaagaagaggaagaaatgccTGCTAACCTATTCTCGCAAGCCTGCCAATGAGATAGCTATGGAGCACAGAGGCCAAGACATGGGAACAGGCAAGGCTTGTTCTGTGGCTTCTGGGATCCAAGGAGTTGGTGCCAACAGGGTGGCACTTGATCACTCTCTCTGGAAACCCTACCTCCCATTGCCACACTCCAAAAGGAGTGCTGCCTCAGGAGCACCTATGGGGGCTCCCCCTGCTGTTGGCCCAAGCTCCTCCTCACCTCCATTGGATCAATGATGCTTTCTTTTCTGGAATATAGGTTTGATTTCTGGCACTAGCCATGCAGCCAGCCATTGAGCTCTCCTGTCCACACAGAATGTCTTACTGGCACAGGATGGCCCATGTAACCTGTGGGTGGGAGGCACAGGTGTCAGGACCTTAGCAGTGCCCCTTCACCTCCAAGAGCCCAGCCCCCACTGCTACCTACCATGCCATGCCTGCTCACAGCTCCCTCCTGTTCATGGGCCATGAACTTGATCAACTTGTGTGCCCTCTAGTTTCTCCCTTGAGGACGTTCATGTCATTGCCACAGCTCAATGAGTGGACTGCACCTGCATTGACCATGCTCCACAGGTCCCCCAGGATATCCAGGTTGTTGGTTTTGTAGGAGTAGACCTGGGCAGGGACACAAGGGTGCTGGGAATGTGTCGCATACAGGTaggttattccccaggttgttcccccatattttatccaaacctaagatgctgcttgctaacacatggtcaatggctagtcacttggaggtgaactgcttcaaggtttcctgcctgagggctatggccatctagagcattcagactatatagtctgtcccacctgagatGCGGCCCCCTCCCTGACCAGTGGGacagtggattgttcccctgaaggacagCCCCAAAGCCAGGTGAAGCCAACTCCAGGAGGTACAAGATCTGGCTGCTTTCTGGTCCTTAGAGGCCGCcaatcttgtcacatggatactcTTAGTACCTGCACTTTCTGTGGCGTGTACACCCCTTGCCTGTCCCTTCCTATTGCAAGTATGCCGAAGGTACAACCCCTCCCATTTACAATGGAAccaggggggcttgcatgtccccaaagtgtATATAAGCCCTGACCTGAAATATATCCCCCCTCCCTGCACGGATCTGACAGCTGAGATCCTGGACGTCTGAGAGGTGAGCAATTGAATGCCTCATTTTGTCTGATATCTCTTTCAATTGACATAATTACACAACCGCCACTTGGCACCCTTTCATCCAAAGTTCATATACTCCTGGGGAGATGGCAGTTCTCTCCAAAGCCCCTCACCTGCATGAAGTTGTTGGGTTGGTTCCTGGGCCTGTGCCAGTGCATGTCAGGGAACTGGCCACCAGTCTGCCAACAGCGGTTTCCACCACATGCTGGCCTTCTACTCCTGCTCCTGGAGTTTTCAGGCACCTCCATGGACACAATCATGTCCTCCCCAGGAGAGCCTGTCAGGAGGAGCGGGTGTCACATCATGTACTGTTGAAGGTACTGTCCCCACCTAATCACCCCTATCTACCTGTGGTCTGGCTCTCACCTAAACTCCCAGGGTGCTTTTCATTGTTGTATAGACCGTGCAGCTGATGGCCACAGCCGGGATAACTTTTAATAGAGTGGGTGTTAGGCCTCGGAAGAGCCCCGGCCAGCCCTGCTCAGCCACGATGTCTCTGAAAATGGCCCGCATGCTGGGCTTTGAGCCCTCCACAGTATCTATGAGGAATGAGGCCAAGTTATTACACATAGaataaaggaagtgggggtgttggggtgctGATAGGAAAAGCCTGGAGTCTGGAATGTTACAGAGGAAATGAGCTAGTGTGGAGGCGGCAACAAAAGActtcattcagggtgttttcaggCGCTCTTGTAGGGAAAGGGTTTCTGGACAATTCCCCTGAAAGAGGTGACTGTGGTGAGGATGCCTATGTTTGGCTAGGGCCTTGGGCATGTGTTCAGGGGGCTTGTGGAGAGAGGCTTTGTCAAGGTCAGGGAgtgagctctggtctgttttgagagtttcagatgggttgggTTGTGGTGATTAAGGTAGTTGGGGAATTAGATCTGAGGAGTTGTTTTGGGGACACtggtgaggaggagctgataaaggtgaagtgagcccaggtggcccagtgCGTTGAGTCTAGTCTGCTCCGCTCAAAGCCAGCCGTGTGTACCCACCAGTGCCTCtcagggaaaaagacaaggctgtctactcccataatggttgaggtacaatcccagacacccacaatggCATTCCACCCCATCTCCTAGGGTTCCCGAGTCAGTGTCAAGTGATGAatgctgaagctctctgctcccgtgaGGATGGACAACTTCAGAGACCTTAAGGAGTCATTCTGCTCTATCCATTTGGGTCAATGTGAATCTCCGGATAGAATGTATGGTGCAGGTGTGACATGAGTCTATTTCAGCAAGCtggcctctttgggggtgtgagtcctgtgtcctggggtccctgcGTGGTCTATCCTTGGGAAATTGGCTCAGCTGCTAATTGGAAGTTTGAAGTCCACCGATATATGCTAGGGAAGGAAGGCCTAGAGATGCCCTTCCCCAAACGGGGCCCTTGAAACACCCCCGGGTTTCCCAACTTCCCTCTGACACGGGAATGTGTAAGTTGGCCACCATCTCCTCAGCAAGTGTTGTGTCACAAGGTCAGGAGGAAAACATgcacggggtgggggcggggtcgaGGTGTGTGTCACCCAGTACTAGATCACCTTTGGGACTGAGGGAAAATGGCACAGGATGTTAAGATTTTTGGGGAAGTATGAGTTCTAGGCATTTGGATGGCAGCCTAAGAGGTCAGGGCCAAGTAAGGAGAATGGGGGTGTGGGATGTGCTGAGGGCATTTGGTGGGGCCACAAAGTGGGTCTCATCAGGGGCAGGCAGACCTTTTCTTGGAGCTTGGTCCTTAATAGCATCAGGGGATAGCTAGCCATCTGGCCACACACTGTGGACACCGTCTGTGTGTAGATGTTGTAAGCCTGGCTGTGTTCTTCGTTATCCCCTCTGCTCTTTACCCGTATGTTGTTCATCATCTGCAAGGGGTAGGGGGCCAGAGAAGGCTCAGAATTGGCCCTAGTCCTGGGCCACGTCAATGCCGCCTAcagcaacctcacccccacctctgccaaccTTATTGACAGCCAGGTCAGTGCAGGCATACGGGATGATGCCAAGCATGTTGGGCGCATAACCCCTATAGAACGCGGCCGGGCCTTCGCGGCGAAGAATCTGGCCGACGCAGTCCCCTAGGCCATCGTACTGTACTGTGCGTCCCAGCGTGAGGCGGGTCTTCAGCACCTGTGGAGGCAGGGAGG
Proteins encoded in this window:
- the LOC142431610 gene encoding mitochondrial carrier protein SCaMC-3L-like, translating into MVPIGDARMDKEGAWWKILLSGAVAGTVSRTSTAPLDRTRVHMQVYSSKKHLMNLLEGLRSLIQEGGFRSLWRGNGINVLKIAPEYGIKFLVFEECKAHFGESSNPIFQEDVLAGSLAVAVSQTLINPLEVLKTRLTLGRTVQYDGLGDCVGQILRREGPAAFYRGYAPNMLGIIPYACTDLAVNKMMNNIRVKSRGDNEEHSQAYNIYTQTVSTVCGQMASYPLMLLRTKLQEKDTVEGSKPSMRAIFRDIVAEQGWPGLFRGLTPTLLKVIPAVAISCTVYTTMKSTLGV